A single genomic interval of Amycolatopsis albispora harbors:
- a CDS encoding tartrate dehydrogenase gives MTEYQIASIPGDGIGVDVTIEARKVLDRAAGLHGFSLRWTEFDWSCERYTETGRMMPEDGVAQLAAFDGIFLGAVGFPGVPDHVSLWGLLIPLRRAFAQYVNLRPVRLLPGTTSVLAGRSAEELEMVIVRENSEGEYSQLGGRHNTGQPGEFVLQESVFTRVGVERIIRYAFELAKTRTGRVCSATKSNGLIHSMPYWDEIFAEIAAEYPDVHSEQCHVDALAARMVQHPERLDVVVASNLFGDILSDLAAAVTGGLGMAPSGNINPPGEHPSMFEAVHGSAPDIAGQGIANPVAQVLAGAMMLDHLGEAAAARAINSAVEKVLADGSVATPDLGGSATTTDLGSAIADALT, from the coding sequence GTGACCGAGTACCAGATCGCGAGCATTCCCGGCGACGGCATCGGCGTCGACGTCACCATCGAGGCCCGCAAGGTGCTCGACCGCGCGGCCGGGCTGCACGGGTTTTCGTTGCGGTGGACCGAGTTCGACTGGAGCTGCGAGCGGTACACCGAAACCGGGCGGATGATGCCGGAGGACGGGGTCGCGCAGCTGGCCGCGTTCGACGGCATCTTCCTCGGCGCGGTCGGCTTTCCCGGCGTGCCGGACCACGTTTCGCTGTGGGGCCTGCTGATCCCGCTGCGGCGCGCGTTCGCGCAGTACGTGAACCTGCGGCCGGTGCGGTTGCTGCCCGGCACCACTTCGGTGCTGGCCGGGCGGTCGGCCGAGGAGCTGGAGATGGTGATCGTCCGTGAGAACTCCGAGGGCGAGTACTCCCAGCTCGGCGGGCGGCACAACACCGGGCAGCCCGGTGAGTTCGTGCTGCAGGAGTCGGTGTTCACCAGGGTCGGCGTGGAGCGGATCATCCGGTACGCCTTCGAGCTGGCGAAGACGCGGACCGGCCGGGTGTGCTCGGCGACCAAGTCGAACGGGCTGATCCACTCGATGCCGTACTGGGACGAGATCTTCGCCGAGATCGCCGCCGAATACCCGGATGTCCACAGTGAACAGTGCCATGTGGACGCCTTGGCGGCGCGCATGGTGCAGCACCCGGAGCGGCTGGACGTGGTGGTGGCGTCGAACCTGTTCGGGGACATCCTGAGCGACCTGGCGGCGGCGGTGACCGGCGGGCTCGGCATGGCGCCGTCGGGCAACATCAATCCGCCGGGGGAGCACCCGTCGATGTTCGAAGCGGTGCACGGCAGCGCGCCGGACATCGCCGGGCAGGGCATCGCGAACCCGGTGGCCCAGGTGCTCGCGGGCGCGATGATGCTCGACCACCTCGGCGAGGCGGCGGCCGCCCGCGCGATCAACTCGGCGGTGGAAAAGGTGCTGGCCGACGGCTCGGTGGCGACGCCGGACCTGGGCGGCAGCGCCACCACCACCGACCTGGGCAGCGCGATCGCGGACGCCCTCACCTGA
- a CDS encoding NAD-dependent succinate-semialdehyde dehydrogenase, which produces MGEISEAGVVDTVAKELFIGGKWTAAEGGRTFPVLDPSTGEALCQVADASPADGMAALDAAVAAQADWARTAPRERGEILRRAYQSLVDRTEELALLMTLEMGKPLAESRGEIAYAAEFFRWFAEEAVRIGGDYSVAPNGSGRFLVAKQPVGVSLLITPWNFPMAMGTRKIGPAVAAGCTMIIKPAAQTPLSMLALAEILAEAGLPEGVLNVLTTSDSGGVMEPLIRDGRARKLSFTGSTAVGRKLLEQCADKVLRTSMELGGNAPFIVFDDADLDAALEGAMLAKMRNIGEACTAANRIYVQKGVAAEFGRRLTEKMAALPMGRGTEDGVVVGPLIDQAAVDKVSGLVRDAVERGAKVLTGGATVDGPGNFYQATVLTEVPLDADMATEEIFGPVAPIYIFDTEEEVLAAANDTEYGLVSYLYTSDIKRALRVSERLESGMVGLNQGLVSNPAAPFGGIKASGLGREGGKFGIDEFLETKYIAVNL; this is translated from the coding sequence ATGGGCGAGATCAGCGAGGCCGGGGTCGTCGACACGGTCGCGAAGGAACTTTTCATCGGCGGGAAGTGGACCGCCGCGGAAGGTGGCCGGACCTTCCCGGTGCTCGACCCGTCCACCGGTGAAGCGCTGTGCCAGGTGGCCGACGCGTCCCCGGCGGACGGCATGGCGGCGCTCGACGCGGCGGTGGCGGCGCAGGCGGACTGGGCGCGGACGGCGCCGCGTGAGCGCGGCGAGATCCTGCGGCGCGCCTACCAGTCCTTGGTGGACCGCACCGAGGAACTCGCGCTGCTGATGACGCTGGAGATGGGCAAGCCGCTGGCCGAGTCGCGTGGCGAGATCGCCTACGCGGCGGAGTTCTTCCGGTGGTTCGCCGAGGAGGCGGTGCGCATCGGCGGTGACTACTCGGTGGCGCCGAACGGGTCCGGCCGGTTCCTGGTGGCCAAGCAGCCGGTCGGGGTGTCGCTGCTGATCACCCCGTGGAACTTCCCGATGGCGATGGGCACCCGCAAGATCGGCCCGGCGGTGGCGGCGGGTTGCACGATGATCATCAAGCCGGCCGCGCAGACCCCGCTGTCGATGCTGGCGCTGGCCGAGATCCTGGCCGAGGCCGGGTTGCCGGAAGGCGTGCTCAACGTGCTGACCACCAGCGACTCCGGTGGGGTGATGGAGCCGCTGATCCGCGACGGCCGCGCGCGCAAGCTGTCCTTCACCGGCTCGACCGCGGTCGGCCGGAAGTTGCTGGAGCAGTGCGCCGACAAGGTGCTGCGGACCTCGATGGAACTGGGCGGCAACGCGCCGTTCATCGTGTTCGACGACGCCGACCTGGACGCCGCGCTCGAGGGCGCGATGCTGGCGAAGATGCGCAACATCGGCGAGGCGTGCACCGCGGCCAACCGGATCTACGTGCAGAAGGGCGTGGCCGCCGAGTTCGGCCGCAGGCTCACCGAGAAGATGGCCGCGCTGCCGATGGGCCGCGGCACCGAGGACGGCGTGGTGGTCGGCCCGCTGATCGACCAGGCCGCGGTGGACAAGGTCAGCGGCCTGGTGCGCGACGCGGTGGAGCGCGGCGCCAAGGTGCTCACCGGTGGGGCCACTGTGGACGGTCCGGGCAACTTCTACCAGGCCACCGTGCTGACCGAGGTCCCGCTCGACGCCGACATGGCCACCGAGGAGATCTTTGGCCCGGTGGCGCCGATCTATATCTTCGACACCGAGGAGGAGGTGCTCGCTGCGGCCAACGACACCGAATACGGCCTGGTCAGCTACCTCTACACCAGCGACATCAAGCGCGCGCTGAGGGTTTCCGAGCGGCTGGAGTCCGGCATGGTCGGGCTGAACCAGGGCCTGGTGTCCAATCCGGCGGCGCCGTTCGGCGGCATCAAGGCCTCCGGGCTGGGCCGCGAAGGCGGCAAGTTCGGCATCGACGAGTTCCTCGAGACCAAGTACATCGCGGTGAACCTGTGA
- a CDS encoding aspartate aminotransferase family protein, whose product MAQLSPLLKQATPVVVDHGEGTYLFDSEGRRHLDFTAGIGVTSTGHCHPKVVAAAQEQIGKLIHGQYTTVMHKPLLELTERLGGVLPPGLDSLFFSNSGSEAVEAALRLSRQATGRPNVIVFQGGFHGRTVAAASMTTSGTRFSAGFSPLMSGVHVAPFPYAYHYGWDEKTATKFALRELDYLFATLTAPNEVAAFFVEPVLGEGGYVPANTEFMAGLRERADKHGILLVLDEVQTGFGRTGKFWGHDHFDVRPDIVLIAKGLASGFPLSGIAASQELMSKAWPGSQGGTYGGNAVSCAAACATLDVIAEEGLVANAAERGTQLLDGARLIGDKNAAIGDVRGLGLLVGSEFTTADGEPDTVTAQAAQKAAAERGLLLLTCGAWMNVVRMIPPLVVTAEQVDEALGIWAEVVDTVTKS is encoded by the coding sequence ATGGCCCAGCTCTCCCCCCTGCTCAAGCAGGCCACCCCGGTCGTCGTGGACCACGGCGAGGGCACCTATCTGTTCGACAGCGAAGGCAGGCGGCACCTCGACTTCACCGCCGGCATCGGCGTCACCAGCACCGGGCACTGCCACCCGAAGGTGGTCGCCGCCGCCCAGGAGCAGATCGGCAAGCTGATCCACGGGCAGTACACCACCGTGATGCACAAGCCGCTGCTCGAACTGACCGAGCGCCTCGGCGGCGTGCTGCCGCCCGGGCTGGACTCGCTGTTCTTCTCCAACTCCGGCAGCGAGGCGGTGGAGGCGGCCCTGCGGCTGTCGCGCCAGGCGACCGGCAGGCCGAACGTGATCGTGTTCCAAGGCGGGTTCCACGGCCGGACCGTCGCCGCCGCGTCGATGACCACCTCGGGCACCCGGTTCAGCGCCGGCTTCTCGCCGCTGATGTCGGGCGTGCACGTGGCGCCGTTCCCCTACGCCTACCACTACGGCTGGGACGAGAAGACCGCGACGAAGTTCGCGCTGCGCGAGCTGGACTACCTGTTCGCCACGCTCACCGCGCCGAACGAGGTGGCCGCGTTCTTCGTCGAGCCGGTGCTCGGGGAGGGCGGTTACGTGCCGGCCAACACCGAGTTCATGGCCGGGCTGCGCGAGCGCGCCGACAAACACGGCATCCTGCTGGTGCTCGACGAGGTGCAGACCGGCTTCGGCCGCACCGGCAAGTTCTGGGGCCACGACCACTTCGACGTGCGGCCGGACATCGTGCTCATCGCGAAGGGCCTGGCCAGCGGCTTCCCGCTGTCCGGCATCGCCGCGTCGCAGGAGCTGATGTCGAAGGCGTGGCCGGGTTCGCAGGGCGGCACCTACGGCGGCAACGCGGTTTCGTGCGCCGCCGCCTGCGCCACGCTCGACGTGATCGCCGAAGAGGGCCTGGTCGCCAACGCCGCCGAGCGCGGCACGCAGCTGCTCGACGGTGCCCGCCTGATCGGCGACAAGAACGCCGCCATCGGTGACGTGCGCGGGCTCGGGCTGCTGGTCGGCTCGGAGTTCACCACCGCCGACGGCGAACCGGACACGGTCACCGCGCAGGCCGCGCAGAAGGCCGCCGCCGAGCGCGGGCTGCTGCTGCTCACCTGCGGTGCCTGGATGAACGTGGTCCGGATGATCCCGCCGCTGGTGGTCACCGCCGAGCAGGTCGACGAGGCGCTGGGCATCTGGGCCGAGGTCGTCGACACCGTCACCAAGAGCTAG
- a CDS encoding DUF3830 family protein — MARYITITLDKRGVSCRARLLDAEAPRTCEAVWNALPQSGSAYHAKYARNEIYTLVPPFAQPKPGRENPTVTPIPGDVVYFGFEAWEIGNPAYGYDEGSEAHSDQGATDLALFYGRNNLLINGDAGWVPGNVFATIEEGLSEIAAAAQDLWLRGVEGETLSFARAEN, encoded by the coding sequence TTGGCCCGCTACATCACCATCACGCTCGACAAGCGCGGCGTTTCCTGCCGCGCGCGGCTGCTCGACGCCGAAGCCCCGCGCACCTGCGAGGCGGTGTGGAACGCGCTGCCGCAGAGCGGCTCGGCCTACCACGCGAAGTACGCGCGCAACGAGATCTACACGCTCGTGCCGCCGTTCGCCCAGCCCAAGCCGGGGCGGGAGAACCCGACCGTCACGCCGATCCCCGGTGACGTCGTCTACTTCGGCTTCGAGGCGTGGGAGATCGGCAATCCCGCGTACGGCTACGACGAGGGCAGCGAAGCCCACAGCGACCAGGGCGCGACCGATCTCGCGCTCTTCTACGGCCGCAACAACCTGCTGATCAACGGGGACGCGGGCTGGGTGCCCGGCAACGTGTTCGCCACGATCGAGGAGGGCCTGTCCGAGATCGCCGCGGCGGCGCAGGATCTGTGGCTCCGCGGCGTCGAGGGCGAGACGCTTTCCTTCGCCCGCGCCGAAAACTGA
- a CDS encoding FAD-binding oxidoreductase, with the protein MNDSGSGGFEQRLADIVGQANLLTGEAVGEDYAHDECLTVEPAKPRYVAKPATAEETAELLKAAGEHRVPVTARGSGSGLSGAARPRPDGLLISFERMNQVLEVDADNHVAVVQPGVTLAELDEKTAAAGLSYTVYPGELSASVGGNVGTNAGGMRAVKYGVTRHNVLGLQAALPSGELIRTGGKTTKTSTGYDLTQLIIGSEGTLALATEVIVRLHPRLPHGATVLAPFGDLDQVVRAVPKIIASGLDPHILEYIDNLTMAAIVYKEQLSLGVPDEVRDASQAYLVVSLENRDNDRLHADVEILGELLGALGAADVYVLEGPAARKLIEAREKAFWTAKSVGADDVIDVVIPRAEMPAFLAKVRELATASESGAVGCGHAGDGNVHLGIFQKDPAKRRALLHEIFAAGMAAGGSISGEHGIGHAKKEHFLELEDPAKIELMRRIKQSFDPLGILNPGVLFDQESQ; encoded by the coding sequence ATGAACGACAGCGGTTCCGGGGGTTTCGAACAACGCCTCGCCGACATCGTCGGCCAGGCCAACCTGCTCACCGGCGAGGCCGTGGGCGAGGACTACGCCCACGACGAATGCCTCACCGTGGAGCCGGCGAAACCCCGCTACGTGGCCAAACCGGCGACCGCCGAAGAAACCGCGGAACTGCTCAAGGCCGCGGGCGAGCACCGGGTTCCGGTGACCGCCCGCGGCTCGGGCAGCGGCCTGTCCGGCGCGGCCAGGCCGCGGCCCGACGGCCTGCTCATCTCCTTCGAGCGGATGAACCAGGTGCTCGAAGTCGACGCCGACAACCACGTCGCCGTGGTGCAGCCCGGCGTCACCCTGGCCGAACTGGACGAGAAGACCGCCGCGGCCGGGTTGTCCTACACCGTCTACCCCGGTGAGCTGAGCGCGAGCGTCGGCGGCAACGTCGGCACCAACGCGGGCGGCATGCGCGCGGTGAAGTACGGCGTCACCCGGCACAACGTGCTCGGCCTCCAGGCCGCGCTGCCCAGCGGTGAGCTGATCCGCACCGGCGGCAAGACCACCAAGACCTCCACCGGGTACGACCTCACCCAGCTGATCATCGGCTCCGAGGGCACGCTCGCGCTGGCCACCGAGGTGATCGTGCGGCTGCACCCGCGCCTGCCGCACGGCGCCACCGTGCTCGCCCCGTTCGGTGATCTCGACCAGGTGGTGCGCGCGGTGCCGAAGATCATCGCCAGCGGGCTGGACCCGCACATCCTGGAGTACATCGACAACCTGACCATGGCCGCGATCGTCTACAAGGAACAGTTGTCGCTCGGCGTGCCGGACGAGGTCAGGGACGCGTCGCAGGCCTATCTGGTGGTGTCGCTGGAAAACCGCGACAACGACCGGCTGCACGCCGACGTGGAGATCCTCGGCGAACTGCTCGGCGCGCTGGGCGCCGCCGACGTGTACGTGCTGGAAGGACCGGCCGCCCGCAAGCTGATCGAGGCGCGGGAGAAGGCGTTCTGGACGGCGAAGTCGGTCGGCGCGGACGACGTGATCGACGTGGTCATCCCGCGCGCGGAGATGCCCGCCTTCCTGGCCAAGGTGCGGGAGCTGGCCACCGCCAGCGAGTCGGGCGCGGTCGGCTGCGGGCACGCCGGGGACGGCAATGTCCACTTGGGAATCTTCCAGAAGGACCCGGCCAAGCGGCGCGCGCTGCTGCACGAGATCTTCGCGGCGGGCATGGCCGCCGGTGGTTCGATCTCCGGTGAGCACGGCATCGGCCACGCCAAGAAGGAGCACTTCCTCGAACTGGAGGACCCGGCGAAGATCGAGCTGATGCGCCGGATCAAGCAGTCCTTCGACCCGCTCGGCATCCTCAACCCGGGCGTTCTCTTCGACCAGGAGTCACAGTGA
- a CDS encoding acetolactate synthase large subunit translates to MNGAQSLIRTLVEAGVDVCFANPGTSEMHFVAALDAVPEMRGVLALFEGAVTGAADGYARIAGRPAATLLHLGPGLANGMANLHNARRAHTPVVNVIGDHAIGHKKYDAPLESDIEALTGTLNGWTRRSAHTADVGADAAAAVAAAQDAPGRVANLILPADVSWGEGGKTCPPVPARVPKEVDETTIKQIAEVLRTGESAALLIGGAACRETGLRAASRIAAATGAKPFIEVFPARLERGAGLPNIERLGYLAEHVEYQLQGVKHLIVAGAKAPVSFFAYPGKPSDLVPEGAHVHTLAGLEADVVGALQDLADVVAADTEPVLQEEKRPALPSGPLTPQNWVEVIGALLPDNAIISDEANTSGVLLPAATAGAPRHDVLTLTGGAIGQGIPVATGAAIAAPDRPVINLQSDGSALYTISALWTQAREKSNVTTVLLNNRAYAILRMELQRVGADGSGPKAAELLDLSGPDMDFVKIAEGMGVPARRATTTEELADAFSWALAEPGPHLIDTIVPPLV, encoded by the coding sequence ATGAACGGCGCGCAGTCCCTCATCCGCACCCTCGTCGAGGCGGGGGTGGACGTGTGCTTCGCCAACCCGGGCACCTCCGAAATGCACTTCGTGGCGGCGCTGGACGCCGTGCCGGAGATGCGCGGGGTCCTCGCGTTGTTCGAAGGCGCGGTGACCGGGGCGGCGGACGGGTACGCCCGCATCGCCGGACGGCCGGCGGCGACCCTGCTGCACCTCGGCCCCGGCCTGGCCAACGGCATGGCGAACCTGCACAACGCGCGGCGCGCGCACACGCCGGTGGTCAACGTCATCGGCGACCACGCGATCGGCCACAAGAAGTACGACGCGCCACTGGAATCCGACATCGAGGCGCTCACCGGCACGCTGAACGGCTGGACGCGCCGCTCCGCGCACACCGCCGACGTCGGCGCGGACGCGGCGGCCGCGGTCGCCGCCGCGCAGGACGCGCCGGGCCGGGTGGCCAACCTGATCCTGCCCGCGGACGTTTCCTGGGGCGAGGGCGGGAAGACCTGCCCGCCGGTGCCCGCGCGCGTGCCGAAGGAAGTGGACGAGACCACCATCAAGCAGATCGCCGAAGTGCTGCGCACCGGGGAGTCGGCGGCGCTGCTGATCGGCGGTGCGGCCTGCCGGGAGACCGGGCTGCGGGCGGCGAGCCGGATCGCCGCGGCGACCGGTGCCAAGCCGTTCATCGAGGTTTTCCCCGCGCGCCTCGAACGAGGTGCCGGGCTGCCCAACATCGAGCGGCTCGGGTACCTGGCCGAGCACGTCGAGTACCAACTGCAGGGCGTCAAGCACCTGATCGTGGCCGGCGCGAAGGCGCCGGTGTCGTTCTTCGCCTACCCGGGCAAGCCCAGCGACCTGGTGCCCGAAGGCGCGCACGTGCACACGCTGGCCGGGCTCGAAGCGGACGTGGTCGGCGCGCTGCAGGACCTGGCCGACGTGGTCGCCGCGGACACCGAACCCGTGCTGCAGGAGGAAAAGCGGCCCGCGCTGCCGAGCGGTCCGCTGACCCCGCAGAACTGGGTCGAGGTGATCGGGGCGCTGCTGCCGGACAACGCGATCATCTCCGACGAGGCGAACACCTCCGGTGTGCTGCTGCCCGCGGCCACCGCCGGCGCGCCGCGGCACGACGTGCTCACGCTGACCGGTGGCGCGATCGGCCAGGGCATCCCGGTGGCCACCGGCGCGGCGATCGCGGCGCCGGACCGGCCGGTGATCAACCTGCAGTCCGACGGCAGCGCGCTGTACACGATTTCGGCGCTGTGGACGCAGGCGCGGGAGAAGTCGAACGTCACCACGGTGCTGCTGAACAACCGGGCGTACGCGATCCTGCGGATGGAGCTGCAGCGCGTGGGTGCCGACGGTTCCGGCCCGAAGGCGGCGGAGCTGCTGGACCTTTCGGGGCCGGACATGGACTTCGTGAAGATCGCCGAGGGCATGGGCGTGCCCGCCCGCCGGGCGACGACCACCGAGGAGCTGGCGGACGCGTTCTCGTGGGCGCTGGCCGAGCCGGGCCCGCACCTGATCGACACGATCGTGCCGCCGCTCGTCTGA
- a CDS encoding PP2C family protein-serine/threonine phosphatase, whose product MMTTLQLTVGQRPMSDSVSKRGPRSINADAVATHTDAVSGRTAFVVADGVGDHLLAARAARLSARVAAETASHSGAHAGLLAAQRELRSQFDQQQADCVLIVAVLPPLDSPAEAQADIAWVGDCRLYRWNGRVLSQLTVDHTLAEFWRSQDMVPSARMEHVVTDSVRTARESDIGRAFTPVRGGRLLLCTDGVHKTLNMVAVKELLSGAEDPHSAADQLVTTAHTLGSGDNATAVVVDLQPLP is encoded by the coding sequence ATGATGACCACGCTCCAGCTGACCGTCGGACAGCGCCCGATGTCGGATTCGGTCAGCAAGCGCGGGCCGCGCTCCATCAACGCCGACGCGGTCGCCACCCACACCGACGCGGTCTCGGGACGCACGGCCTTCGTGGTCGCGGACGGCGTCGGCGACCACCTGCTCGCCGCCCGCGCGGCGCGCCTGTCGGCGCGGGTCGCCGCGGAAACCGCGTCCCATTCCGGGGCGCACGCGGGTTTGCTGGCGGCGCAACGGGAACTGCGGTCGCAGTTCGACCAGCAGCAGGCGGACTGCGTGCTGATCGTGGCCGTGCTGCCGCCGCTGGACTCACCGGCCGAAGCGCAGGCGGACATCGCGTGGGTGGGTGACTGCCGGTTGTACCGGTGGAACGGGCGGGTGCTGTCGCAGCTGACCGTGGACCACACGCTGGCGGAGTTCTGGCGCTCGCAGGACATGGTGCCGTCGGCGCGCATGGAGCACGTGGTGACCGACTCGGTCCGCACCGCACGGGAGTCGGACATCGGCCGCGCCTTCACCCCGGTCCGCGGTGGCCGGTTGCTGCTGTGCACCGACGGGGTGCACAAGACCTTGAACATGGTGGCGGTCAAGGAACTCCTGTCCGGCGCCGAAGACCCGCACTCGGCCGCCGACCAGCTGGTGACCACCGCCCACACCCTGGGCAGCGGCGACAACGCCACCGCCGTGGTCGTCGACCTCCAACCCCTGCCGTAA
- a CDS encoding alpha/beta hydrolase family protein → MVVLIGVLALAAGAVPASASPDFTPRLPKTTGALPVGKTVMHLVDWSRPDTWVPSAGSRELMVSVFHPTFVPHGRRAQYMTPLESELLLKDGEITSLPYDLFSRTKMNSVADASPMGRWPLVVLSPGFTKPRATLSGLAEDLASHGFVVAVVDHTYENVATTFPDGRVTECVACEITRTPETADAFWKKLADGRAADVSFVIDSLLADWGRFVDGSRIAMAGHSVGGASSVHAMMADSRIKAGINIDGMNSTPLTGELTRPFLFLGRESQYAPGTGEQSGTWERDWASMTGWKRWLVVRGPEHASFTDVGLLAEQAGLDVGAELSAERTSVITRRYVRAFFDEHLRGIPQGLLAAPSSRYPEVRFCTPDGGCA, encoded by the coding sequence GTGGTGGTGCTGATCGGGGTGCTCGCGCTCGCCGCGGGTGCGGTGCCCGCTTCGGCTTCGCCGGATTTCACGCCGCGGCTGCCCAAGACGACCGGGGCGTTGCCGGTGGGCAAGACCGTGATGCACTTGGTGGATTGGTCGCGCCCGGACACCTGGGTGCCGTCGGCCGGGTCGCGTGAGCTGATGGTTTCGGTCTTCCACCCGACCTTCGTGCCGCACGGGCGGCGGGCGCAGTACATGACACCGCTGGAGTCGGAGCTGTTGTTGAAGGATGGGGAGATCACTTCGCTGCCGTACGACTTGTTCAGTCGTACCAAGATGAATTCGGTGGCCGACGCATCGCCGATGGGCCGGTGGCCGCTGGTGGTGCTTTCGCCGGGGTTCACGAAACCGCGGGCCACGCTTTCGGGGTTGGCGGAGGACCTGGCGAGTCACGGGTTTGTGGTGGCCGTGGTCGACCACACCTACGAGAATGTGGCCACGACCTTCCCGGACGGGCGGGTGACGGAGTGCGTGGCCTGTGAAATCACGCGAACGCCGGAAACCGCGGACGCGTTCTGGAAGAAGCTGGCCGATGGGCGAGCGGCCGATGTTTCGTTTGTCATCGATTCACTGCTGGCCGACTGGGGTCGCTTCGTGGACGGTTCGCGGATCGCGATGGCGGGGCATTCGGTGGGCGGCGCGAGCAGTGTGCATGCGATGATGGCCGATTCGCGGATCAAGGCGGGAATCAACATCGATGGCATGAACAGCACGCCGTTGACTGGTGAGCTTACGCGGCCGTTTTTGTTCTTGGGCAGGGAAAGCCAGTACGCGCCGGGAACCGGTGAACAGTCGGGGACGTGGGAGCGCGACTGGGCGTCGATGACCGGGTGGAAGCGGTGGCTGGTGGTGCGGGGGCCGGAGCATGCTTCGTTCACTGATGTCGGTTTGCTGGCGGAACAGGCTGGTTTGGATGTCGGGGCGGAGCTTTCCGCTGAACGGACTTCGGTGATCACGCGGCGGTATGTACGGGCTTTCTTTGATGAGCATTTGCGTGGCATTCCGCAGGGTCTTTTGGCGGCGCCTTCGTCGCGGTATCCGGAGGTCCGCTTTTGCACGCCGGACGGCGGTTGCGCGTAG